GCACTCGGAGaattatctatttataaacaAGAAAGAGTACAAAGTGTAGTCAAGACCTGTGTAATaatcaaatatgtttttttttatgttaagataTACATGTGTCAGGGAAATACTAACTGccacttttttgtttgtttgttttttaggaatatataaatatacagaagaAAGATTAACAACATCATTAAAAAAATGAGCGAGACGTGATGAGTAAAGGATGAAAACACAACTGTCAAGCTACTTTGCATATTGATGCTATCACGATTTCCCAATAGTAGCTATGAAGGTCCATTCACCACGATCAACCCAACCCCAAAGATCACCACCTGTATATCAGGTTTCCAAAGAAAAACTCTCTAGAGCTGTAATATTAAAGATTTGGTTTGgactttttacttttttgtttgttgcaGGAGCTATCTTGGTCGTCTTGGGAGTTGTTTTCTGGCAAACAGGTTTAGGAATTTTTCTTGGAGGCGTTTTTTCTCTGATTCTGGCTGTGCCCACGCTAGTTTTATACTTGTACATTCGCTGGCGGAAAGTTGTGACAAACAATAAGGGCAGAAAAAACCACAACACTATATCTACTATTGGCAATCCAGATTTCTATACTCCAACACTCCTTCAACTCAAATCTGACTACCCCATGGGACCTCTTCTCATCCTGACACTTCCCAAAAACAAGCGCACTTCGCTGTCTCAGTCGCTAAGTGACAACATTGTGGAATCAACTCCTGAAATTAGTGGAAAGAAGTAAGTATGATCAAAAGTTGTATAATGTTACGAAAATTCTGTCAGATTCCTCGGCTTCATAAAAACCcactctgttttttgttttttttcaattccaAATGTTTCATTATCTGTGGTTGGCACAGCCCTAATAGCCTATTTGTGTAGGTTTGAGCTGAacgacaaacaaataaaacaaagtaccTATATTTGCTTGGTTCAGTATAAATGCTTGTCACGTTTTATGTATGGGTGTCTGTGacttggcgataaatttcaacaataaacaaacgtcatcagtccatttgttttaaaataatacgaGTTAAACAGACAAATGTTTGTTGCACTGTTGGTCACGAATTaaataatcgttttttttttcgTCATAGTCTGACGCAGAAGCTAAGTTACCTTAGAACACAATTTGACAAGACGAACTATTATTACCTACTCTGTTCTTACAATAAAAtctattataacactatgtaacaaaatttttactttttcttgttctgaggcagaaagtgttatttcccaaatgtttatgcctaaa
Above is a genomic segment from Tachypleus tridentatus isolate NWPU-2018 chromosome 11, ASM421037v1, whole genome shotgun sequence containing:
- the LOC143232834 gene encoding uncharacterized protein LOC143232834 translates to MKVHSPRSTQPQRSPPVYQVSKEKLSRAVILKIWFGLFTFLFVAGAILVVLGVVFWQTGLGIFLGGVFSLILAVPTLVLYLYIRWRKVVTNNKGRKNHNTISTIGNPDFYTPTLLQLKSDYPMGPLLILTLPKNKRTSLSQSLSDNIVESTPEISGKKSSINPRKSNLPPLASTETLSPSVVSLSTTI